A portion of the Cryptomeria japonica chromosome 5, Sugi_1.0, whole genome shotgun sequence genome contains these proteins:
- the LOC131875999 gene encoding uncharacterized protein LOC131875999 translates to MHIHIPKDKRTKLEPSDKKGIFVGYSETSKAYKIYIPWQKLIELSRDVTFEEAVAFRKSKGIHEMDSEDQEPLQNMEDDHTPEIHRETHELEEDDDPNELLNPTDGPPDIVIGKKRPLWARKMKQEAEIFATPRGTFRESKRPHKFFSYVALMSQIIESVEEATIQ, encoded by the coding sequence ATGCACATACATATACCCAAAGATAAAAGGACAAAGTTGGAACCTTCTGACAAGAAGGGAATATTTGTAGGCTATAGTGAAACATCAAAAGCCTACAAAATCTATATTCCATGGCAGAAATTGATTGAGTTAAGTAGGGATGTGACATTTGAAGAGGCTGTTGCATTCAGAAAATCCAAGGGCATCCATGAGATGGACAGTGAAGATCAAGAGCCTcttcaaaatatggaagatgaTCATACTCCTGAGATTCATAGGGAGACTCatgaacttgaagaagatgatgatccaAATGAGCTCTTGAATCCTACTGATGGGCCTCCTGACATTGTTATTGGCAAGAAAagacctctttgggcaaggaaAATGAAGCAAGAGGCTGAAATTTTTGCAACCCCAAGAGGAacatttagagaaagtaagagacctcataAGTTCTttagctatgttgcattgatgagTCAAATCATTGAATCAGTTGAGGAAGCTACTATTCAATAG